Within Alphaproteobacteria bacterium, the genomic segment CGCCGATCTCCGGCGCCTCTTGGCCGGGGCGGCCGGCAAGGCCACGGGTTATAACGAAGGGCGCTACCGCTCCGACGTCTGCGGCCCGCCCGAGTTCAAGATGATCGGGCTCTATTCCGGGGCCTTGGGGCCGCCCTTGGGCTATGCCACCGGGGCGGCGCTGGCTTTCAAGCTCGACGGCAGCGAAAACGTGGCGTTGGCGGTTTTCGGCGACGGCACTTCCAGCCGCGGCGATTGCCACGAGGCCATGAACCTGGCCGCCACGCTCGTGCTGCCGGTGGTCTTCGTCTGCCAGAACAACCAGGTCGCCATCTCGACCACCGACCGCGTAGGCGGTGCCGTCGCCGACCGCGCCAAGGGCTACGGCATGCCCGGCTTGGCTGTTGACGGCAATGACGTGCTGGCGGTGCATGACACGGTGCAAGAGGCCATTGCCCGGGCCCGGAAGGGCGGTGGGCCGACGCTGATCGAGGCGCTGACGTATCGGGTGGCCGGGCACTTCGTTTCCGATGCCGTCGAGGAGCGTCCGGCCGACGAAGTGGCGGCCTGGCGCGAGCGCGATCCCATCGCCGGTTTCCGCGGCTATCTGGTGGCCCAAGGCGTCAACGACGAAGCCATGCTCGACGGCATCGACGCGGCTGCGGCCGAAGAAGTGAAAACAGCCATGGAGCTGGCCAGCTCCGATCCCGAACCGGGTCCCGAGGCGCTGGGCCTCGATGCGGTTTTCGCTTAAGGCAGGGAAGGAGAAGAAAATGCCCAGACAGACCTTCCAGGAAGCCTGCGTCAGCGCCATCGCCGAGGAAATGCGCCTGGACGACGACGTCTTCATCATGGGCGAGGACATCGGCGCCTTCGGTGGCCCGCTGCACTCGACCAAGGGCCTGTGGGAGGAATTCGGCGCCTCGGGCCGGGTCATCGACACGCCCATTTCGGAGGGCACCTTCGTCGGTGCCGGCGTCGGTGCCGCCATGCAGGGCAAGCGCCCCATCGTCGACCTCATGTTTCTCGAATTCCTGGGGCTGGTGGTGCACCAGTTCGGCCTCGACGGCGGCGCCATGCACTATTATTCGGCCGGCCAGGCCCGTGTGCCGCTGGTGGTGCGGGCCAAATACGGCGTCGGACCCTTCCACGGCCACGCCTACGATTTCCATTCCTGGCTTTTGAACATCCCCGGCGTCAAGGTCGTAGCGCCTTCCAATCCGGTCGACGCCAAGGGCCTGATGAAGGCCGCCATCCGCGACGACAACCCGGTCTTCTTCCTCGAACACATGGCGCTCTACCACGCCGGCCGCGAGGACGTCGGCGAGGGTGACGCGAGCGTCGTGCCGCTGGGCCAGGCCGACATCAA encodes:
- a CDS encoding thiamine pyrophosphate-dependent dehydrogenase E1 component subunit alpha, yielding MARDNETLLELYRLMVLTRRLDGTIAEVDGHWHGLEGEEGVVAGLYHGLREGDAVAPHYRGSLTAAYAKGADLRRLLAGAAGKATGYNEGRYRSDVCGPPEFKMIGLYSGALGPPLGYATGAALAFKLDGSENVALAVFGDGTSSRGDCHEAMNLAATLVLPVVFVCQNNQVAISTTDRVGGAVADRAKGYGMPGLAVDGNDVLAVHDTVQEAIARARKGGGPTLIEALTYRVAGHFVSDAVEERPADEVAAWRERDPIAGFRGYLVAQGVNDEAMLDGIDAAAAEEVKTAMELASSDPEPGPEALGLDAVFA